The Fibrobacterota bacterium region CGGCATGACCATCAAGATGCGCTTGGCGGTGCTGTTCACCGTCCTGGTCGCGGTCATTCTGGCCTGTTTCACCTCGGTCATCTACGGGTTCGCCGCCTACCAACAAAGCGAGCTTTTCTATTCCGAACTCAAGACCCACGCCATCGCCACGGCGACCGTGGTTCTGCGAAGCGATAATCTCAGCGATTCGCTGCTGGAGCCGTACCGCAAGAAGGTCCTCGATCAGCTCTACCAGGAGAGCGTCGATATCTACGGTCTGGATCTGCGGAGCGTATTCCATAGGGGCGAAGGCATGGTGCCGTTGGACGCCATGGCCATGCGGCGCGCCGTTGACTTCGGCGTCTATCGGGCCTCCATGGGGAACGCGTTGCGCGAGTTGGCCTTCCCCTTTTGGGATGAGGACAAGCAATACGTCGTGTGCATCTCGGCGGTGGACGAGCATGGGACCAAGACCATGGCGCGCCTGCGCTGGAGCCTTTTCACCGGGTACGTAGCCTCGCTCGCTATCGTATTCGCGGCCGGCCGGCTGTTCGCCAGCGAGGCCATCGCTCCCCTGGCGCGTATCACCAACCAGGCGCAGGGCATCTCGGCCACGGACCTGCACGTGCGCGTGGAAGCGGGCCGGCAGAACGACGAATTGTCCCAACTCGCCCGGGCCTTCAACGGCATGTTGGACCGGCTCGAAAGGGCCTTCCGGTCCCAGAAGCAATTCATCGCCAACGCTTCCCATGAGTTGCGTACGCCGCTCACCACCATGGAAGGGCAATTGGAAGTCTCCCTCATGAAGCGGCGGAGCCCGGAGGAATACCGGCAGACCCTGGCCGTCGCCCTCGATGAGGTCCGCGCCCTGCGCTTCACGACCAACAATCTGCTGCTCTTGACCAAGGCGGAGGCCGATTCCCTGGCCCTGGAAAAGCGTCCCGTGCGCATCGACGAAGTCTTGCTCGCGGCGTTGGAAGAGGCGAGGCGCCGTTATCCCGGGCGAAACGTGGAGATCGAATACTCCGAAATCCCCGTCGATGAGAACGCGCTTTTGATCCT contains the following coding sequences:
- a CDS encoding HAMP domain-containing histidine kinase, producing MLNPRALFKDGMTIKMRLAVLFTVLVAVILACFTSVIYGFAAYQQSELFYSELKTHAIATATVVLRSDNLSDSLLEPYRKKVLDQLYQESVDIYGLDLRSVFHRGEGMVPLDAMAMRRAVDFGVYRASMGNALRELAFPFWDEDKQYVVCISAVDEHGTKTMARLRWSLFTGYVASLAIVFAAGRLFASEAIAPLARITNQAQGISATDLHVRVEAGRQNDELSQLARAFNGMLDRLERAFRSQKQFIANASHELRTPLTTMEGQLEVSLMKRRSPEEYRQTLAVALDEVRALRFTTNNLLLLTKAEADSLALEKRPVRIDEVLLAALEEARRRYPGRNVEIEYSEIPVDENALLILGNEDLLRNAFLNLIENAVKYSPEGSPSRVSVEAGGRTVVVRVSDTGSGIAPEDMPRIFEPFFRSTRTQSIPGSGIGLTLVKAIVERHGGSLEIRSALGQGTVVRVVLPLAGPRA